A DNA window from Delphinus delphis chromosome 6, mDelDel1.2, whole genome shotgun sequence contains the following coding sequences:
- the LOC132427710 gene encoding LOW QUALITY PROTEIN: NUT family member 2G-like (The sequence of the model RefSeq protein was modified relative to this genomic sequence to represent the inferred CDS: substituted 1 base at 1 genomic stop codon): PTMPLVANGGRGPSAPGACNLTVQVRSQGSPVEAPQTQTFIVTQGPLTWSTPGALSGSAACPASVFLATPVMETIVTAPAVGVTQAGKGGWTPGFPPQAPPLAAQLAPIIRPVNYGPWPHGTSRQGSLATNQSYASHSDCSNPQSVYSNFRRWQRLKPLAWRHLPQSPDAEALSCFLIPVLRSLARLKPTMTLEEALCRAVQEWQCRSNFDRMIYYKIAEKFMEFEAKEEMQIQKLXWMQCAQDLPPPAPPKLDPRGPPAPKVGLQPGTQVPTGVEGTACVPRMSSPRAQPSRPKPHRSQRPPEPKAPKEIPPEAVRGYMDITEALVGPVHSATGESDAEGGEDGNELKQEEDGTYSDPGLLSYIDKLCSQEDFVTKVEAVIHPRFLAELLSPDPQLDLLDLVEELEQEEGLTPEELMQKQLLALKEDEGVRAAPSHSAPGMGSSPSESDAGQGAQRHDQDPHLGVSDEACPPEIDSEAPHRVKGTLALYGDPGMRLCSERPLLFGRPEGPGTGPVRTRRSSPAWPSSSALCWVSQSPAHASGLASPGGWGAQSAPHAPSPQRRGLSPAPPAAPKSRKQALFGHPATAEKLPIPGAGLRVSGRPVLALGPALPSQPRKRKRDPCVTEKSRKRRSSTAASREQLGRPSRVAPRGA, from the exons CCTGGAGTACTCCAGGGGCCCTCAGCGGGAGTGCTGCATGTCCTGCATCCGTATTCTTAGCAACCCCTGTGATGGAGACCATTGTGACTGCTCCAGCTGTTGGAGTTACTCAGGCTGGCAAGGGAGGCTGGACCCCAGGCTTTCCTCCTCAAGCTCCACCACTAGCTGCCCAGCTGGCCCCTATCATTCGCCCAGTGAACTATGGGCCTTGGCCACATGGCACTTCCAGGCAGGGCAGCCTGGCCACCAACCAGTCCTACGCCTCGCACAGTGACTGCTCTAACCCCCAGAGCGTGTACAGTAACTTCCGACGTTGGCAGCGCCTCAAACCACTGGCCTGGAGACACCTTCCCCAGAGTCCTGATGCAGAAGCTCTTTCCTGCTTTCTCAT CCCAGTGCTTCGATCCCTGGCCCGCTTGAAGCCCACCATGACGCTGGAGGAGGCACTGTGCAGGGCTGTACAGGAATGGCAGTGCAGAAGCAACTTTGACCGGATGATCTACTACAAGATAGCAGAAAA GTTCATGGAATTTGAGGCCAAGGAGGAGATGCAGATTCAGAAGTTGTAGTGGATGCAGTGTGCGCAGGAcctgcctcctccagccccaccgaAGCTGGATCCTCGGGGGCCCCCAGCCCCGAAAGTGGGCCTTCAGCCAGGCACCCAGGTTCCCACTGGAGTTGAAGGCACAG CCTGTGTTCCCAGGATGtccagccccagggcccagccctccCGCCCAAAGCCACACAGGTCCCAGCGGCCCCCAGAGCCCAAGGCACCCAAGGAGATTCCCCCTGAGGCTGTGAGGGGGTATATGGACATCACAGAGGCGCTGGTGGGGCCCGTCCACTCAGCCACAGGCGAGTCAGATGCAGAAGGTGGAGAGGACGGAAATGAGCTGAAGCAGGAAGAGGATGGCACCTACTCGGACCCGGGCCTCTTGAGCTACATTGACAAGCTGTGTTCCCAGGAGGACTTTGTCACCAAG GTGGAGGCAGTCATTCACCCTCGATTCCTGGCAGAATTGCTTTCCCCAGACCCACAGCTGGATCTCTTGGACCTAGTGGAGGAGCTGGAGCAGGAGGAAGGGCTCACTCCCGAAGAA CTGATGCAGAAACAACTCCTGGCCTTGAAAGAGGATGAGGGTGTGCGGGCAGCCCCGAGTCACAGTGCACCCGGAATGGGCTCAAGTCCTTCTGAGTCCGACGCTGGCCAAGGTGCCCAGAGGCACGACCAAGACCCCCATCTAGGGGTCAGTGATGAAGCCTGCCCACCAGAGATTGATTCTGAGGCTCCTCATAG ggTCAAAGGCACGCTGGCCCTCTACGGGGACCCAGGGATGCGTCTATGCTCAGAGAGGCCTCTCCTGTTCGGGAGGCCCGAGGGCCCAGGGACGGGTCCGGTGAGGACGAGGAGGAGCTCCCCAGCCTGGCCTTCCTCTTCGGCTCTCTGCTGGGTGTCCCAGAGTCCTGCCCATGCCTCAGGCCTGGCCTCCCCTGGAGGTTGGGGGGCCCAGAGTGCTCCCCATGCCCCCTCCCCTCAGAGAAGAGGCCTCAGCCCAGCTCCACCAGCCGCTCCCAAGTCGAGGAAGCAGGCTCTGTTTGGACACCCAGCCACTGCTGAGAAGCTGCCCATCCCCGGGGCTGGCCTCCGGGTGTCTGGGAGGCCAGTCTTGGCTCTGGGGCCGGCTCTCCCCTCACAGCCAAGAAAGAGAAAGCGTGACCCGTGTGTCACAGAGAAGAGTAGGAAGAGGAGAAGCAGCACTGCAGCCAGTAGGGAACAGCTGGGCCGGCCTTCCAGGGTGGCTCCCAGGGGAGCCTAG